Proteins encoded together in one Nostoc sp. PCC 7524 window:
- a CDS encoding DUF3181 family protein, with protein MAKTNTTELLEALAAEIGENVYIDIAKWHLYLSDAKLHTVVAEQLYPLITSQAVTEDSVMEVLESIPVKIGGGRRELPLIDLLPLQCQVNLVDILEKYQREI; from the coding sequence ATGGCAAAGACTAACACCACAGAATTACTAGAAGCCCTAGCAGCTGAAATCGGCGAAAATGTCTATATAGACATTGCCAAATGGCATCTTTACTTATCTGATGCCAAACTGCATACTGTTGTGGCTGAACAGTTGTATCCCTTAATTACTTCTCAAGCAGTCACTGAAGACAGCGTGATGGAAGTGTTAGAATCCATACCAGTTAAAATTGGTGGTGGAAGACGGGAACTGCCTTTAATTGATTTACTACCACTGCAATGTCAAGTTAATTTAGTAGATATTTTAGAGAAATATCAACGCGAGATATAA
- a CDS encoding ABA4-like family protein — MNITQLFNVANLFVLPFWALMILLPNWKVTKRVMESYIPFVPLAGAYLYLFITSITPENAQALSNPQLADIARFFAEEKAAATGWIHFLVMDLFVGRFIYWEGQKTGIWTIHSLILCLFAGPLGVLSHIFTVWFTKVISPKPETELSTNS; from the coding sequence ATGAATATCACGCAATTATTCAACGTTGCCAATCTTTTTGTCTTGCCTTTTTGGGCATTAATGATTCTGCTGCCTAACTGGAAAGTAACAAAGCGAGTTATGGAATCATACATTCCATTTGTACCTTTAGCTGGAGCTTATTTATATTTGTTTATTACCAGCATCACACCAGAAAACGCCCAAGCTTTATCTAATCCGCAACTAGCAGATATTGCAAGATTCTTTGCTGAAGAAAAAGCTGCGGCGACTGGTTGGATTCATTTTTTAGTGATGGATTTATTTGTTGGTAGGTTTATCTATTGGGAAGGACAGAAAACTGGCATTTGGACAATTCACTCTCTAATACTGTGTTTATTTGCTGGTCCTTTAGGAGTTTTATCTCACATTTTCACAGTCTGGTTTACTAAAGTCATCTCTCCCAAACCTGAAACTGAATTAAGTACCAATTCCTGA
- the cobW gene encoding cobalamin biosynthesis protein CobW, whose product MATKIPVTVITGFLGSGKTSLIRHLLQNNQGRRIAVLVNEFGELGIDGELLKSCQICPEDEEDGNNIFELTNGCLCCTVQEEFYPTMQELIKRRDSIDCIVIETSGLALPKPLVKAFRWQEIRNAATVDAVVTVVDCAAVAAGTFASDLDAIALQRQADDSLEHETPLQELFEDQLACADLVVLSKTDLVDAATRSQVEALVKQELPRVVKIVESDRGQLDPSILLGWQAAVEDNLDSRPSHHDTEEDHDHDDEINSTQVILDRTFDPEKLQKQLESLVNAQEIYRIKGFVAVPNKPMRLVMQGVGNRFEKFYDRPWQPTETRQTRLVFIGRDLNSTEIESQLVAL is encoded by the coding sequence ATGGCTACAAAAATTCCCGTCACCGTCATCACAGGCTTTTTAGGTAGTGGTAAAACCAGCCTAATTCGCCACCTCCTCCAAAACAACCAAGGCCGCCGCATCGCGGTTTTAGTCAACGAATTTGGCGAACTCGGTATAGATGGCGAGTTGTTGAAATCCTGTCAAATTTGCCCAGAAGATGAGGAAGACGGGAATAATATTTTTGAATTAACCAATGGCTGTCTCTGCTGCACAGTCCAAGAAGAGTTCTACCCCACAATGCAGGAGTTAATCAAACGGCGCGATAGTATCGATTGCATTGTGATTGAAACCTCTGGGTTAGCTTTACCCAAACCCCTCGTCAAAGCCTTTCGCTGGCAAGAAATCCGCAACGCCGCTACAGTAGATGCAGTCGTGACAGTTGTAGATTGTGCAGCCGTCGCCGCCGGGACGTTTGCTAGCGATTTGGATGCGATCGCTCTTCAACGCCAAGCTGATGATAGTCTAGAACATGAAACACCTCTGCAAGAACTCTTTGAAGACCAACTAGCCTGTGCAGATTTGGTAGTGTTGAGCAAAACAGATTTAGTAGATGCTGCCACAAGATCACAAGTTGAGGCATTAGTCAAGCAAGAATTACCGCGAGTTGTGAAAATTGTGGAGAGCGATCGCGGTCAACTTGATCCATCTATACTATTAGGATGGCAAGCCGCCGTCGAAGATAATTTAGATAGTCGTCCCAGTCATCACGACACCGAAGAAGACCACGACCACGACGATGAAATCAACTCCACACAAGTAATCTTAGACCGTACCTTTGACCCAGAAAAACTGCAAAAGCAGCTAGAATCACTGGTAAATGCACAAGAAATTTATCGGATTAAAGGCTTTGTCGCAGTGCCAAATAAACCCATGCGTCTAGTAATGCAAGGTGTAGGCAATCGTTTTGAAAAATTTTATGATCGCCCTTGGCAACCTACAGAAACTAGACAAACCCGCTTAGTATTTATTGGTCGTGATTTAAACTCAACAGAGATAGAATCACAACTGGTAGCTTTGTAA
- a CDS encoding LamG-like jellyroll fold domain-containing protein, which produces MFLQQEKLQHINSISHEGKIVVFATDASGKIYYTVKQDGFEDSYGNTQVTGWEDWQELEFPQEEKGDRSVIEQEQAELTYTKNGKNFYFLQSVYHTQNQSDVAPVQLISGLGHLYVFRQSKANTLLVDRFVLDGLENKLVRKLEVRYKRSRQKYQPLEQTNGNKLSLVDSLDFRDVDGNPFYEPTTELSIINNLYSGWFSVVLLPTNEHDQHRWHIFAYNSQTQRVELTSIRASKDGLFDVKDYTILEPQPGDETVLLPRSIPGIIKRTLDIKGVNLTDGLAATKYDIQVERQTQDGEQQLLKEATRVMLVIPTEQGDTAALSFPVAGDGTLAQIDETPATEILRSNDRHVLLPLNTLDEIKAIGESMPPAQGAITGMERTEADNVKIISNQSEKLKYGDIVQISGTNHYNGHYVAKTIDANTFEIEAKWLESELGNWEVVPKEESGLVFDGIITAYEKTVDGKLRVTAPNHGLHHGDEVQITDTQAYNDTYPIMEVEGDSFTIGMKWQSGEAVNLKLESKKRRGITFNGDRDYISIPPLDLKKPHADISCGETYSAWVYVSDSQTQEQLIVGQKDELMQLFVHQGKAVLKVHFIDGFKQIEDTELLPEKEWVHLAGVFSYNKKTQRTTLSLCRNGQEVAKSEFQQLVSPLLPAISALEEPRNNGKGSNAQWTPEFWIGGAGDRQAFFAGKISDVQIWNQPRTAQEIKDSMYLQLTGREVGLVGYWRLGAIMEDKQRHVVDFSIYGNDGTVYGEAFVSAVSLERTLRDGKTPAIKYVNNELFAVSQRATYLETFEFRGIKPNNFEFSYWGKPNRNSQQQIAFAGGVTEFKDLGNGWYLASCRFTVPDEITLVRSFEISHVQGDWKQLEIRKHYIRIVSDSITQDNYTDSVTLKTLDAKNAELEQILKKLPPLERQEADLLKERNKLEADLVILRDAKLREQQKQQLVKDISEYEKKISLLNQEVNKYRQQYRAELNNPLNYYCYIASSDSSKVWDIEGGQGRNEADIHLWKKDPRSHTQQWKFEPVNNYYMIVNRKFNAYVADIEGDKDRNKADVHLWAKSQNQSKQQWQIEPFNRHYVLVNRRFNTRVAAVEGDPNRDKADVHLWEKTADRNKQQWRLEKTNVVVNNKIDQARNVLNKKQAELTQAQNELQKLKQELSKFELKENQIEQEIKDLAARLQTVIEQLQAVQAELNRLNNEFLKQVRNIQQSPQSMPELSTDSRGLVTKGALLGFVRPLSRINAIETSEGNVQLSYFDTQGRMRQTNYDATSDSRNAAFEQWIPDSVRACPNFDKSKSVVLIEDSIALNEEWTIEAWFSYPLPETTAWNTLTRGKEKDHHIIVKEGRQLGTFIGSFQDSGYNMEQLSPGWHHIAAVGRGEGEQATTTFYIDGRQVGECQAKTTSDVYAIANYQTGGQQFGKVAEVRIWQIALSAEEIAVNSKTLLSSNEPGLLGYYPMNEAQGTEIRDHSENNRHGKMQSTTWFACTALIGHPGHTVMQFDGKDDYINCGKVDFAGDEYTLEAWFKTTATAIGDIFAATTTDHGILLEVENEGTLRYLHRHPIGVSGGTNLRTKEKYNDGQWHHIAAVKSSTAMLLYVDGYLQQEDDAPSGFSQPFNVDIGRIGSHALARLFNGEIADVRVWNKARSLSEIQTDMHQRLTGKEANLIAYWPLNEINMERSPYTVSDLTGNHNGTVHEALTTEDNTLPIGHSALISAEYSAISIDPDTQRKSAMMRRFFAMPALDGAIVLPDKRVELLELKWIGNAQFEPTLLGYIEGAPPVPSENLTVLDNYNNATSVELTASEDVAYSWNREQKGGLGTSTSLFIGAKTDIHIGLIKTIGALSSRQGFIGELSTAYSFLNSSNVSANSNLSISDKLELRGTTEQIPKFPHLGNRFLPKNVGYALVVSGLADVYITRLTRSKRMVGYQVQPNEDVPPDVNTITFLMNPAYVMNGSLDGLVGSSAADERFYQHVPQMRSQYGSLYPASYYRLQEAYDLERQIEQQDRERQSYFENFNSRLVDETSLNREIGANASEYDNYGQISVNLEENRTEENQENQEDQEETNEEKITRILEILEGDREQQEQKNEEKRQEIESKIKEQEKRVQATESFAGWQRKLEDVQIRAGKRNIVNTYVWDADGGLRSESQQFASTVEHTIGGSFNLQGGLGLETAGNVLVAAAELKARGTFHLTQTLTKTERRSKGFALNVELRTGFRGLESTGITDADDRPILPGEKVNRYRLKSFYLEGGVQHFHDFFNYVVDPEWLISNSEEARALRQTKAGKANKTWRVLHRVTYVERPALMGFGRDIRQLPTATTAPDNTLLLAKIQKLERNNQELEQKIDQILNLLQSQQ; this is translated from the coding sequence ATGTTTCTACAGCAAGAAAAACTGCAACACATTAATAGCATCTCCCACGAAGGGAAAATTGTAGTCTTTGCGACAGATGCAAGCGGTAAAATTTACTATACCGTCAAACAAGACGGATTTGAAGACAGTTACGGGAATACGCAGGTAACAGGCTGGGAAGATTGGCAAGAACTAGAATTTCCTCAAGAAGAAAAAGGCGATCGCTCAGTTATTGAGCAAGAACAAGCAGAATTAACTTATACCAAAAACGGCAAAAACTTCTATTTTCTCCAGTCTGTTTATCACACTCAAAATCAGTCAGATGTTGCTCCAGTACAGTTGATTTCTGGATTGGGACATCTTTATGTCTTCCGTCAGTCTAAAGCCAATACTCTGCTAGTAGATCGCTTTGTGTTGGATGGCTTAGAAAATAAGCTGGTTCGCAAGTTAGAAGTCCGCTATAAGCGGAGCCGACAAAAGTACCAACCACTAGAACAAACCAATGGCAACAAGCTTTCTTTGGTAGACTCATTGGATTTCCGGGATGTAGACGGTAATCCTTTTTATGAACCGACAACGGAACTCAGTATTATCAATAATTTATATAGTGGCTGGTTTTCAGTAGTGCTATTGCCAACCAATGAGCATGATCAACACCGTTGGCACATCTTTGCCTACAACAGTCAAACTCAACGTGTAGAACTGACCTCAATTCGGGCTTCTAAAGACGGATTATTTGATGTCAAAGATTACACGATTTTAGAGCCACAACCAGGAGATGAAACTGTTTTATTACCGCGTAGTATCCCAGGAATTATCAAGCGTACTCTCGACATCAAAGGGGTGAACCTAACAGATGGTTTAGCTGCAACTAAGTATGATATTCAAGTTGAGCGTCAAACCCAAGATGGAGAGCAACAACTGCTCAAAGAAGCCACAAGGGTGATGCTGGTGATCCCTACAGAACAAGGAGATACGGCGGCATTGAGTTTTCCTGTGGCTGGAGATGGTACTCTGGCGCAAATTGATGAAACTCCTGCAACTGAGATTTTACGCAGCAACGATCGCCATGTCCTCTTGCCCTTAAATACCCTAGACGAAATCAAAGCAATTGGGGAGAGTATGCCACCAGCCCAAGGTGCGATTACGGGCATGGAAAGAACAGAAGCAGACAACGTTAAAATTATCTCCAACCAATCTGAGAAACTGAAGTATGGCGATATTGTGCAAATTTCCGGCACAAACCACTACAACGGTCATTATGTAGCTAAGACAATCGATGCTAATACCTTTGAAATCGAAGCGAAATGGCTGGAAAGTGAACTGGGAAATTGGGAAGTTGTACCAAAAGAAGAAAGTGGGCTGGTATTTGACGGCATTATTACAGCTTATGAAAAAACGGTAGATGGAAAACTGAGGGTAACTGCGCCTAATCATGGTTTACATCATGGCGATGAAGTCCAAATTACAGATACCCAAGCTTATAACGATACTTACCCCATTATGGAGGTTGAGGGTGATTCCTTTACCATTGGCATGAAGTGGCAGTCTGGCGAGGCTGTGAATTTGAAACTGGAGTCTAAAAAGCGTCGTGGTATCACTTTTAATGGCGATCGCGATTACATTTCTATTCCTCCTCTAGACCTGAAAAAGCCCCATGCAGATATATCTTGTGGTGAAACTTATTCTGCTTGGGTTTATGTCTCTGATAGCCAGACACAAGAACAGCTGATCGTTGGACAAAAAGACGAACTTATGCAGTTGTTCGTCCACCAGGGTAAAGCTGTCCTGAAAGTGCATTTCATTGATGGCTTTAAACAAATTGAAGACACAGAACTCCTCCCCGAAAAAGAATGGGTGCATTTAGCTGGAGTGTTCTCATATAACAAAAAGACTCAGAGGACAACTCTTAGCTTATGCAGAAATGGTCAGGAGGTCGCAAAATCTGAGTTTCAGCAGCTAGTTTCGCCTTTACTGCCAGCAATATCTGCGCTGGAAGAGCCGAGAAACAACGGCAAAGGTAGTAATGCTCAATGGACACCAGAATTTTGGATTGGTGGTGCTGGCGATCGCCAAGCATTTTTTGCCGGCAAGATTTCCGATGTGCAAATTTGGAATCAACCCCGGACTGCACAAGAAATTAAAGACAGTATGTACCTGCAACTCACAGGTAGGGAAGTAGGCTTGGTCGGGTACTGGCGTTTGGGAGCCATTATGGAAGATAAACAACGTCATGTTGTTGATTTTTCTATCTATGGCAATGATGGTACTGTCTACGGTGAAGCGTTTGTCAGTGCTGTTAGTTTAGAGCGTACTCTTAGAGATGGCAAAACTCCAGCAATTAAATACGTCAATAACGAACTGTTTGCAGTTAGCCAACGGGCAACTTACTTAGAAACTTTTGAATTTAGAGGCATCAAGCCAAATAATTTTGAATTTTCCTACTGGGGCAAGCCAAATAGAAATTCCCAGCAGCAAATTGCCTTTGCAGGCGGTGTAACTGAGTTTAAAGATTTGGGTAATGGCTGGTATTTGGCATCTTGTCGCTTTACCGTACCTGATGAAATTACCCTCGTGCGCTCATTTGAAATTTCTCATGTTCAAGGTGACTGGAAGCAGCTAGAAATTCGCAAACACTATATTCGCATAGTCTCCGATAGCATTACTCAAGATAATTACACCGATAGCGTTACTCTCAAAACCCTAGATGCTAAAAATGCTGAGTTGGAGCAAATATTAAAGAAATTACCACCTTTAGAACGGCAAGAAGCTGATTTGTTGAAAGAAAGAAATAAACTTGAAGCCGACTTAGTTATACTTAGGGATGCAAAACTTCGAGAACAGCAAAAGCAACAATTAGTAAAAGATATTAGTGAATATGAGAAGAAAATTTCCCTTCTCAATCAAGAGGTAAATAAATACAGACAACAATATAGGGCAGAACTCAACAATCCTTTGAACTACTATTGCTATATTGCTAGTAGTGATAGTAGTAAAGTTTGGGACATAGAAGGCGGACAAGGTAGAAATGAAGCCGACATTCACCTCTGGAAAAAAGATCCGCGCTCACACACTCAACAATGGAAGTTTGAGCCAGTTAACAATTACTACATGATTGTTAACCGCAAATTCAACGCTTATGTAGCAGATATTGAAGGTGATAAGGATCGCAACAAAGCCGACGTTCATCTGTGGGCAAAAAGTCAAAATCAATCAAAGCAGCAATGGCAGATTGAACCATTCAATAGGCATTACGTATTAGTAAATCGTCGCTTCAATACAAGAGTGGCAGCCGTTGAGGGCGATCCCAATCGTGACAAGGCAGATGTTCATCTTTGGGAAAAAACTGCCGACAGAAACAAGCAACAATGGCGCTTGGAAAAAACAAATGTAGTTGTTAATAATAAAATTGATCAGGCCAGAAATGTTTTAAACAAAAAACAAGCAGAACTGACACAAGCTCAAAACGAGTTACAAAAGCTCAAGCAGGAGTTAAGCAAGTTTGAATTAAAAGAAAATCAAATAGAACAGGAAATCAAAGATTTAGCTGCTCGCCTCCAAACAGTAATAGAACAACTGCAAGCAGTGCAAGCTGAATTAAACCGCCTCAATAATGAATTTCTCAAACAGGTGAGAAATATTCAGCAGTCGCCCCAATCCATGCCGGAACTGTCCACAGATTCTAGAGGTTTAGTTACCAAAGGTGCTTTACTTGGCTTTGTCCGTCCCCTCAGCCGAATTAACGCCATTGAAACTAGCGAAGGTAATGTGCAGCTGAGTTACTTTGATACTCAAGGCAGAATGCGTCAAACTAATTATGATGCTACTTCTGATAGTCGCAACGCTGCATTTGAACAGTGGATTCCTGACTCTGTGCGTGCTTGTCCAAACTTTGATAAGTCAAAGAGTGTGGTGTTGATAGAAGATTCCATTGCTCTGAATGAGGAATGGACAATTGAAGCTTGGTTTTCTTATCCACTTCCTGAAACAACAGCGTGGAATACTTTAACCAGAGGGAAAGAAAAGGATCACCACATTATTGTCAAAGAGGGGAGACAGTTAGGGACTTTCATTGGTAGCTTTCAAGATAGTGGTTACAATATGGAGCAATTATCCCCTGGTTGGCACCACATTGCCGCAGTAGGACGAGGAGAAGGGGAACAAGCTACTACTACTTTTTATATTGATGGTCGCCAAGTTGGTGAATGTCAAGCTAAAACCACAAGTGATGTTTATGCGATCGCCAATTATCAAACTGGCGGACAACAATTTGGCAAAGTAGCTGAAGTTCGGATTTGGCAGATTGCTCTGAGTGCAGAAGAAATTGCAGTTAATAGTAAAACCTTACTCAGCAGTAACGAACCTGGTTTACTTGGTTACTATCCCATGAATGAAGCCCAAGGAACCGAAATCCGAGATCATTCTGAGAATAATCGTCATGGCAAAATGCAAAGTACAACTTGGTTTGCTTGTACAGCATTGATTGGCCATCCCGGACATACAGTCATGCAGTTTGATGGCAAGGACGATTATATCAATTGCGGAAAAGTCGATTTTGCTGGCGATGAATACACTCTAGAAGCTTGGTTTAAGACGACTGCTACTGCCATCGGTGATATTTTTGCAGCTACCACAACGGATCATGGAATTTTACTGGAAGTTGAAAATGAAGGTACTTTGCGTTACTTGCATCGTCACCCCATAGGTGTGAGTGGTGGAACGAACTTGCGTACCAAGGAAAAATATAATGATGGGCAATGGCATCATATAGCAGCAGTTAAAAGCAGCACTGCCATGTTGCTTTATGTAGATGGTTATCTCCAGCAAGAAGATGATGCTCCTAGTGGTTTTAGTCAGCCTTTTAATGTTGACATTGGCAGAATTGGGAGTCATGCTTTAGCACGTCTGTTCAATGGTGAAATAGCGGATGTCCGTGTCTGGAACAAAGCGCGATCGCTCTCGGAAATTCAAACCGATATGCACCAACGCTTGACAGGTAAGGAAGCCAATTTAATCGCTTATTGGCCTTTGAACGAGATCAACATGGAGCGATCGCCCTACACTGTCTCTGACTTAACAGGAAATCACAATGGCACGGTGCATGAAGCCCTCACTACCGAAGATAATACACTGCCCATTGGACACAGTGCGCTAATTAGTGCAGAATACAGCGCCATTAGCATTGATCCTGACACACAGCGTAAGTCTGCCATGATGCGGCGGTTCTTTGCTATGCCTGCCTTAGACGGTGCGATCGTCCTGCCAGACAAGCGAGTTGAACTGCTAGAACTCAAATGGATTGGCAATGCTCAATTTGAGCCGACGCTATTAGGATACATAGAAGGCGCGCCTCCCGTTCCCAGTGAGAATTTGACTGTACTAGATAATTACAACAATGCGACTTCCGTCGAATTAACTGCTTCTGAAGACGTTGCTTACAGCTGGAATCGAGAGCAAAAGGGGGGACTCGGTACTTCAACTTCTTTATTCATTGGTGCCAAAACAGATATCCATATAGGTCTTATTAAGACGATAGGTGCATTGAGTTCACGACAAGGTTTTATCGGAGAACTATCGACTGCCTATAGTTTTCTCAATAGTAGTAATGTTTCCGCTAATTCTAATTTAAGTATCAGCGATAAATTAGAATTACGGGGGACTACCGAGCAAATACCTAAATTTCCTCACTTGGGAAATCGTTTTCTTCCCAAAAATGTGGGATATGCTTTGGTTGTCTCCGGCTTGGCTGATGTTTATATTACCCGCCTGACCCGCAGCAAGAGAATGGTTGGCTATCAGGTACAACCCAATGAAGATGTGCCGCCTGATGTGAATACGATTACCTTCTTGATGAATCCTGCTTACGTCATGAATGGCAGTTTAGATGGGTTAGTGGGAAGTTCTGCGGCTGATGAACGATTTTATCAACACGTTCCCCAAATGCGATCGCAATATGGTTCACTGTACCCAGCTAGTTATTACCGCTTACAGGAAGCATACGACTTAGAACGACAGATTGAACAACAAGACCGGGAACGACAATCATATTTTGAAAATTTCAACAGTCGTTTAGTTGATGAGACTTCTCTTAACAGAGAAATTGGGGCTAATGCTTCTGAATATGATAATTACGGTCAGATTTCAGTCAATCTAGAAGAAAATAGGACTGAAGAAAATCAAGAAAATCAAGAAGATCAAGAGGAAACTAATGAAGAAAAAATCACAAGAATCCTGGAAATCTTAGAAGGAGACCGTGAACAACAAGAGCAAAAAAATGAGGAAAAACGGCAAGAAATAGAGTCAAAAATCAAAGAACAGGAGAAACGAGTCCAAGCAACGGAAAGCTTTGCTGGTTGGCAGCGTAAGCTGGAAGATGTGCAAATTCGCGCCGGCAAACGTAATATTGTCAACACTTATGTCTGGGATGCAGATGGTGGGTTGCGATCTGAAAGTCAACAGTTTGCAAGCACTGTAGAACACACAATTGGTGGTTCTTTTAACTTACAAGGTGGTTTAGGTCTGGAAACTGCTGGTAACGTACTTGTTGCAGCAGCCGAATTAAAAGCCAGAGGAACGTTCCATCTAACCCAAACCCTAACCAAAACTGAGCGTCGCAGCAAAGGTTTTGCCTTAAATGTGGAACTCAGAACAGGATTTCGAGGTTTGGAAAGTACAGGAATTACCGATGCCGATGATCGTCCTATCTTGCCTGGTGAAAAAGTAAACCGTTATCGCCTCAAGAGCTTTTATCTTGAAGGTGGTGTTCAACATTTCCATGATTTCTTTAACTATGTAGTAGATCCGGAATGGCTAATCAGCAATAGCGAAGAAGCTCGTGCCTTACGGCAAACAAAAGCAGGTAAAGCCAACAAGACATGGCGGGTATTGCATCGAGTCACCTATGTTGAACGTCCAGCTTTGATGGGTTTTGGTCGAGATATTCGCCAACTACCAACAGCAACAACTGCACCAGATAACACCCTACTACTAGCAAAAATCCAGAAGTTGGAACGGAATAACCAAGAGTTAGAGCAAAAGATTGATCAAATCTTGAACTTGCTTCAATCTCAACAATAA
- a CDS encoding TldD/PmbA family protein, translated as MKAEISTLEASFNQILETLIAKKAENEEFTVKLNCERSQFTRLNHAKVRQTGYVADGWVELTLMTDQRSSFRQFPFTGNWETDWQAAYHALQELRDELPVLPIDPYLVLPSGNHTSREVNIGNLLSADVLVPSILEQVRDLDFTGIYAGGIVIRAYGDSSGQKHWFATDSFTLDYSLFTASGQAVKGIFAGSNWDVSAYINKISEGKKQLKLLSSTPKELPRGQYKTYFAPAAVADLLGMLSWGAVSEADIQQGNSALASLSRQEKQLSPAFSLKENFQRGLVPRFNEWGEIAAPEIPIIANGTLVNTLINSRTAKEYQKTANGANSSETLRAPEISVGSLDYERILPSLDTGLYVSNLHYLNWSDRPTGRITGMTRYACFWVENGEIAAPIENLRFDESLYRFWGENLIDLTNFQEFIPEVGTYESRQLGGSLVPGMLVNDFTYTL; from the coding sequence ATGAAAGCAGAAATATCTACTTTAGAAGCTAGTTTTAATCAAATATTAGAAACTCTAATTGCGAAAAAGGCAGAAAATGAAGAATTCACTGTTAAATTGAACTGTGAACGCAGTCAATTTACTCGGTTGAATCATGCCAAAGTTCGTCAAACTGGTTATGTGGCTGATGGCTGGGTGGAATTAACTTTGATGACAGATCAGCGCAGTAGTTTCCGCCAATTTCCTTTTACTGGTAATTGGGAAACAGACTGGCAAGCAGCATATCATGCTTTACAAGAACTACGGGATGAATTGCCTGTATTACCAATTGACCCATACCTAGTTTTACCATCAGGAAATCATACCAGTCGCGAGGTCAATATCGGTAACTTATTGTCAGCAGATGTATTAGTACCAAGCATCTTAGAACAAGTTAGGGATTTAGATTTTACTGGGATATATGCCGGGGGAATAGTAATTAGAGCCTATGGTGATTCCAGTGGGCAAAAACATTGGTTTGCTACTGATTCTTTTACTTTAGACTATTCTTTATTTACTGCATCGGGGCAAGCAGTCAAAGGTATATTTGCTGGTAGTAATTGGGATGTATCAGCATATATAAACAAAATCAGCGAAGGTAAAAAACAACTCAAATTACTATCAAGTACACCAAAAGAATTACCACGGGGACAATATAAAACTTACTTTGCACCCGCCGCCGTTGCTGATTTATTGGGTATGCTATCTTGGGGTGCTGTGAGTGAAGCAGATATCCAACAAGGTAACAGTGCTTTAGCGAGTTTGTCACGCCAAGAAAAACAATTATCGCCTGCATTTAGTTTAAAAGAAAATTTTCAACGGGGATTAGTACCGCGATTTAATGAATGGGGAGAAATCGCCGCACCAGAAATACCAATTATCGCCAACGGTACATTAGTTAATACTTTAATTAATTCCCGCACTGCAAAGGAATATCAAAAAACTGCCAATGGTGCGAATAGTTCCGAAACTTTACGTGCGCCAGAAATCAGTGTGGGTAGTTTAGATTATGAGCGAATTCTGCCCAGCTTAGATACAGGGTTATATGTCTCGAATTTGCATTACTTGAACTGGAGCGATCGCCCCACAGGTAGAATTACAGGTATGACTCGCTACGCCTGCTTTTGGGTAGAAAACGGGGAAATTGCTGCACCTATAGAAAACCTCCGCTTTGATGAAAGTCTCTATCGTTTTTGGGGAGAAAACTTAATAGATTTGACTAATTTTCAAGAATTCATCCCCGAAGTAGGCACATACGAAAGTCGTCAACTAGGCGGTAGTTTAGTTCCAGGAATGTTAGTCAATGATTTTACCTATACCTTGTAA